The region AAGGGCAAAGGTTTAAAAAGGGCAAAGTTTAAAGGGCAAAGGTTTTGAGGGTGAAAGGGAAGCAGAGGAGATAATAATTCATAATTCATAATTCATAATTCATAATTCATAATTCATCTTTCATATATTGCGCCCATAAAGAAGCACTCAGCGCACTCCCTCCCTTAGTAGGTGAATTATCATCGTTACCTAACCAGATGCCCGTCGTCAGACTAGGAGAAGGCAAATAACCGATAAACCATAAATCTTTATTGGCGGTATTCGTGCCAGTTTTCCCCGCTTCTCCCTTGCCTAGATAAGCATTTTTCCCTGTACCCATTGTTACTACATCTTGTAACATTTTTTGGATAACTTGAGCTTGAGCGGTATTAAGCACTTGACGAGTTTCCGAATTATCTTGATTGAAACGATAAACCTCTCGACAGGTAGCATTATCTTGAAAATCCGTGCAGTCACGCCCATCCCGTATAACCTTAATGGCGTGGGGGCGTTGCCATTTTCCACCGTTGGCAATGGTAGCATAAGCGCCCGTCATCTCTAGCAAATTACTTTCACTTTGCCCTAAAGCCAATCCCGGCACAGCATTAAGAGGGGATTTAATGCCCATTTTTTTTGCCATGTCCACCACCTGATTTAAACCCACATCTTGGGCAACCCTTACAGCGACTGGGTTTTCAGACCATGCCATACCTTGATACATATTGACATTACTCGAAAAATGACGACAGGGGGAAAATTGTACCCCTTGCCAGCGCACTCCACCGCAAGGATAAGATTTGTTAGGGGAAATACCCTGCGCCACAGCAGCACTATAAACAAAGAGCTTAAAAGTAGAAGCTGGTTGCCTTTGAGCTTGGGTAGCGCGATTAAATTGGCTTTCTTGATAATCTTTTCCCCCTACCATGGCAGTAATTTCTCCCGTGTCACTTTTCATGGTCAAAAGCGCCCCTTGACTAAAACCATAGTTTGTGCCATTATTAGTTATATACTGTGCGAGAGCTTTTTCCGCTTTTTCTTGTTGAGCAAAATTTAAACTGGTTTCAATGATAAAATCCCCCTCTTGTAACAAGTCTTGCCCCAGTAAACTACGCATTTCTTGGAAAACATAGCTATAAAAATAAGGGGCGATGATATTACTGAGAGTTTCCCTTGCTTCGGGACTAATGTCAATACGAGAGCGACGGGCGCTACTAGCTTCTTCCTCGCTAATCATGCCTAAATTAAACATTCTTTGGATGATTCGATTACGCAAAGCTAAAGCTGTGTCATAATCCTGCACTGGGTTGTAGGCGTTGGGCGCTGGTAACACTGCCACGAGGGTAGCTGATTCAGCGATGGTTAAATCTCTGGCGGATTTCTTGAAGTAAAATTGTGCCGCATCTTCAAAACCATACAAATTGATACCCAAATAAACTCGATTAAGGTAGGCTTTGAGAATTTCATTTTTGCTGTAAACGGCTTCTAATTTGGTAGCCACAACCATTTCTCGCAATTTACGCCCCAAATTGTTTTCTCTACCTACGGAGGGAAATAAACTCCGCGCCAGTTGTTGAGTAATGGTACTAGCGCCTTGGCGCGCTTCACCGCCTCTATTAATGACAATAGCGCGTAAGATTCCCACTGGATCAATGCCAAAATGCCAATAATAACGACTATCTTCCGAAGCCATCAAGGCTTGGGGCAAATAAGGAGAAAAATCCTTGAGGTTTGCTAATTCTCGGTGAGGTGTGGTTACTCTGGGAGATAAGGGAGTTTTACCGTCTTCGCCATATACCACTGTAGCGCCCGTATTCCCATAAGGTAACGGGTTAACTTCGTATTGACTCCATAATATGCCTACTGTTAGTAAAATAATCAGTAACCAGCCACTGAGAATAAATAAACCATAGCGTAAAACAAGGGTGGAGGGCGCTGGAGGATTCTGAAAAGATAATTCGATGACATCCGCTAACTCAGGAGGTCCTAACGTGATAACATCATTATGTCTAAGGGTAAGGTTTTGATAACGTCTTTTGCCTAAATAGATACCGTTAGTAGATTTTAAATCTTTAATTTGAAAACGGCGCTGATTTTTATTTCTCTCGATGGCGCAATGCACTTGACTAATAATGGGATTAGCAATGACAATATCACAGTTAAGACGGTTGCGCCCGATGACATAGCTTTCCCCCAAGAGAGGATAATCATAGGTTTTGCCACTAGCATTATTTTTGAGAATAATTTTTGGCACTGAAGCGCCTTGCCTGAGACGTGGTAGGTTGAATTGTGCTTGAATGGTGTGTAAAACACTGGTGACAACTTCCGAATAACCTGATTTGCGCCCCATAGTTAATATTGACTGATTGCATGACAAGACAGTCATTATTTTATCAAAAAAGCATTGGTGAATTAAGCTATGATTTTTTGTTGAGGTGGAGAATAGGGGAAAATTATGAATTATGAACTAATGTTACGCAAAAATAGAATTAATTGTTGGTGTCGGGTGTCGCGGTGTTAGGTTAAAGAATTGACAAGAAACTTATGTTTATTGATCTTTTTCTTGTACAAGAGTCTATGGAGGGAAGGGTTTTAAACCTGAAACCTGCTACCTGCTACCTGAAACCTCCCTTAACTTTGCCCTTTGCCGTAGATATGAGATAATGACAGGATAAATTGATTTATAGGAGCAAAATTATGGCGAGAACACCATCAACCATGCTAGATTTAGGGACAATAGCGCCCGATTTCTCTTTACCTGATGCTGTTAGCGGTAAACAAATATCATTGACTGACTTCAAAGATTGTCAGGGTTTATTAGTAATTTTTCTCTCTTGTCATTGTCCTTTTGTCAAACACGTTAGAGCGGAATTTGCTAGAATTGCTAAAGATTATTTACCGAAAAATATTGGTATTGTGGGCATTAGCCCTAATAATGTGGAAAAATATCCCGATGATGCACCAGAATTTTTAAAAGCCATGGCGGAAGAAGAAAGTTTTAATTTCCCCGTGTGTTACGATGAAACCCAAGAGGTAGCGAAGGCTTACCGTGCCGCTTGTACTCCTGATTATTATTTATTTGACAGTAACATGAAATTAGTTTATCGTGGTCAATTAGATGATAGTCGTCCTAGTCTTGATATTGCGGTGACGGGCGCTGATATGCGGAGGGCGCTGGATGCTTTACTGGCTGGAGAAGAAATTAACCCAGATCAAAAACCTAGTTTAGGTTGTAATATTAAATGGATTCCGGGTAATGAGCCTGATTACTTTGGTTAATTAGACTTTTCCAAAAAATAGCTTTTTTTGCAACGTATATCGGGCTTCTAGCCCGATTATTAATTTGGGTTTGCTGAATAATTTAGAGGCGTTGACTCATAAGGATTAAGACAGACTACTTAGGACTTCTTTCGGAAAGTGAAAAAAGAGATTTAAACAAGTTTTGAAAAATAAAGCTGAGTTAAGTGGCTGTCAAATTATTGATGTGACAGAGGAATTTACCAGCAAAACTTGTACAAAGTGTGGTCATGTTCACAGTAAATTAGGTGGTGCTAAAGTTTTTAAATGTCCTGAGTGCGGTCATCGCATTTTAAGGGATTATAACGGTGCTTTGGGTATTATGCTCAAAGTTTTGTCGGATACGACCTTCACTATCTCTTTTGATGGTGATGCTATTGTGGCTACGGGGATATACCGTATTGTGCCGCATAAATGTATCAGGGATATAATTCGAGCGAGTATTTTTTGGCAAGTTGGTCATGGGGAAATTGCGACATTAATCAATTTATACAAAAAGCAAGTTCAATCCGTCTTAGTTTAGTAAATTGATTAGCTATAGTAGATGAAAGAGATCATCAGGAGAAAAGACCTATGGATTTAATGATTGAGGATTTGATGGAACAACTGGTGGAAATGGGTGGTTCTGATATGCACATTCAAGCAGGTGCACCCGTCTATTTTCGCATCAGTGGTAAGCTAACCCCTATCGGCGAAGAACCTCTCACCCCCCAAGATTGTCAAAAATTAATCTTTAGTATGCTCAATAATACGCAACGTAAAACTTTAGAGCAGAATTGGGAATTAGATTGTTCTTATGGTGTTAAAGGCTTGGCTCGTTTTCGAGTCAATGTCTATAAAGAAAGGGGTTGTTATGCAGCTTGTTTACGGGCGCTGTCTTCCAAAATTCCTAACTTTGATCAGTTGGGTTTACCCGACATCATTAAGGAAATGACTGATCGCCCCAGAGGTCTCATTTTGGTAACAGGGCAAACAGGATCAGGAAAAACCACCACTCTGGCTGCTATGTTAGACCTGATCAATCGTACCCGTGCTGAACATATTTTAACAGTGGAAGACCCTATCGAGTACGTTTTTCCCAATGTTAATAGTTTATTTCACCAACGACAAAAGGGAGAAGATACCAAAAGTTTTGCTAACGCGCTAAAAGCTGCTTTAAGGGAAGACCCTGATATTATTCTGGTGGGGGAAATGCGTGACCTTGAAACGATTTCCCTTGCTATTAGTGCGGCGGAAACTGGACACCTTGTCTTTGGTACTTTGCACACCAGTTCGGCGGCTGGTACGATTGATCGTATTATTGATGTATTTCCGGCGGCAGAACAAGCTCAAATTCGGGCGATGTTATCTAATTCTCTATTGGCTGTATTCGCTCAATGTTTGACCAAAAAACACAACCCCAAACCGGGAGAATTTGGTCGTGCCATGGCACAAGAAATTATGATTGTTACTCCTGCTATTGCTAACTTGATTCGAGAAGCAAAAGCACCACAAATTTATTCAGCGATTCAAACTGGGTCTAAATTGGGTATGCAAACTATGGAACAGGCATTGGCGAATTTGGTCAAAACTGGCACGATTAGCATGGAAGAAGGATTGGCTAAGAGTGGCAAGCCTGATGAACTTAAACGCTTGTTGGCGGGCTCTGGTGTTTCTGATGGTATGACGGGCGCTCGTAAACGTTAATTTTAAATCAGTTTGTCTGTCTTTCTTTTCGGTTGAGTTATGTTTTAGTTAACCCCATTTTAATTTATCAGCCTTTCTCCTAACTTGTAACTCCATAAGGGTTGAATAGTATTCAACCCTTTCCAGCTAACAAAAAATAATTATTGGAGAGGT is a window of Cyanobacterium sp. T60_A2020_053 DNA encoding:
- a CDS encoding PBP1A family penicillin-binding protein, whose amino-acid sequence is MGRKSGYSEVVTSVLHTIQAQFNLPRLRQGASVPKIILKNNASGKTYDYPLLGESYVIGRNRLNCDIVIANPIISQVHCAIERNKNQRRFQIKDLKSTNGIYLGKRRYQNLTLRHNDVITLGPPELADVIELSFQNPPAPSTLVLRYGLFILSGWLLIILLTVGILWSQYEVNPLPYGNTGATVVYGEDGKTPLSPRVTTPHRELANLKDFSPYLPQALMASEDSRYYWHFGIDPVGILRAIVINRGGEARQGASTITQQLARSLFPSVGRENNLGRKLREMVVATKLEAVYSKNEILKAYLNRVYLGINLYGFEDAAQFYFKKSARDLTIAESATLVAVLPAPNAYNPVQDYDTALALRNRIIQRMFNLGMISEEEASSARRSRIDISPEARETLSNIIAPYFYSYVFQEMRSLLGQDLLQEGDFIIETSLNFAQQEKAEKALAQYITNNGTNYGFSQGALLTMKSDTGEITAMVGGKDYQESQFNRATQAQRQPASTFKLFVYSAAVAQGISPNKSYPCGGVRWQGVQFSPCRHFSSNVNMYQGMAWSENPVAVRVAQDVGLNQVVDMAKKMGIKSPLNAVPGLALGQSESNLLEMTGAYATIANGGKWQRPHAIKVIRDGRDCTDFQDNATCREVYRFNQDNSETRQVLNTAQAQVIQKMLQDVVTMGTGKNAYLGKGEAGKTGTNTANKDLWFIGYLPSPSLTTGIWLGNDDNSPTKGGSALSASLWAQYMKDEL
- a CDS encoding thioredoxin family protein; translation: MARTPSTMLDLGTIAPDFSLPDAVSGKQISLTDFKDCQGLLVIFLSCHCPFVKHVRAEFARIAKDYLPKNIGIVGISPNNVEKYPDDAPEFLKAMAEEESFNFPVCYDETQEVAKAYRAACTPDYYLFDSNMKLVYRGQLDDSRPSLDIAVTGADMRRALDALLAGEEINPDQKPSLGCNIKWIPGNEPDYFG
- a CDS encoding transposase; the encoded protein is MKNKAELSGCQIIDVTEEFTSKTCTKCGHVHSKLGGAKVFKCPECGHRILRDYNGALGIMLKVLSDTTFTISFDGDAIVATGIYRIVPHKCIRDIIRASIFWQVGHGEIATLINLYKKQVQSVLV
- a CDS encoding type IV pilus twitching motility protein PilT produces the protein MDLMIEDLMEQLVEMGGSDMHIQAGAPVYFRISGKLTPIGEEPLTPQDCQKLIFSMLNNTQRKTLEQNWELDCSYGVKGLARFRVNVYKERGCYAACLRALSSKIPNFDQLGLPDIIKEMTDRPRGLILVTGQTGSGKTTTLAAMLDLINRTRAEHILTVEDPIEYVFPNVNSLFHQRQKGEDTKSFANALKAALREDPDIILVGEMRDLETISLAISAAETGHLVFGTLHTSSAAGTIDRIIDVFPAAEQAQIRAMLSNSLLAVFAQCLTKKHNPKPGEFGRAMAQEIMIVTPAIANLIREAKAPQIYSAIQTGSKLGMQTMEQALANLVKTGTISMEEGLAKSGKPDELKRLLAGSGVSDGMTGARKR